A stretch of Kazachstania africana CBS 2517 chromosome 7, complete genome DNA encodes these proteins:
- the ARC18 gene encoding Arc18p (similar to Saccharomyces cerevisiae ARC18 (YLR370C); ancestral locus Anc_4.218), whose amino-acid sequence MPAYHSTFPVNPQTDRLVGNFPILPLNSKFRGPAYPANSDYDIIDECLDLFRANSFFKNFEIKNDSDRLLIYGILFINDCLANIKVHMTHNDAVKAMNNVALNDFKVPGSIGFPLNNIYNIPSNDANSMDLLKQYLQQFRQELAMRLLDRVYQDSQEKPSKFWLAFAKRRFMNKSL is encoded by the exons ATGCCA GCTTACCATTCTACTTTCCCAGTGAATCCACAAACGGATCGTTTAGTCGGAAATTTCCCAATTTTACCATTAAATTCCAAATTCAGGGGACCAGCATACCCTGCCAACTCAGACTACGATATAATTGACGAGTGTCTGGATCTGTTTCGGGCCAACTCTTTTTTtaagaattttgaaatcaaaaatgatTCTGATAGATTGCTAATCTATGGAATCCTTTTTATTAACGATTGTTTAGCAAATATCAAGGTACATATGACGCACAATGACGCGGTGAAGGCAATGAATAACGTAGCTTTGAACGATTTCAAGGTTCCAGGTTCAATTGGGTTCCCATTAAACAATATATACAATATTCCAAGTAACGATGCCAATTCCATGGATTTGTTGAAACAGTATTTGCAACAATTCAGACAGGAACTCGCGATGAGACTTCTAGACAGAGTGTACCAGGACTCGCAGGAGAAACCATCCAAATTCTGGCTTGCATTTGCCAAGAGAAGGTTCATGAATAAGTCTTTGTAA
- the KAFR0G03080 gene encoding uncharacterized protein (similar to Saccharomyces cerevisiae ROM1 (YGR070W) and ROM2 (YLR371W); ancestral locus Anc_4.219) has protein sequence MVNVSVNDFRKRYNIYSEIFGNERLHDTFPGQNTDAFVSDRIEDLKHLDSLIDTEDITNDIIHADQESPKVTMAKEFILSQRTSIKNVADTQSLSSADNTSVGSPKKQSTIENPVTHSRSHSQTSSSSASTSTRQSSGNATIQSAFASKSTNYRPPQPNQDVESQKTKNSNNGTFIPKRKPSLPQLAIAGLKKQPSFSSASNTPTQSTSRKSPLQGFGLFSRSSSKDLTEHLSNQAPTATSPKLSQGAARRSSSLLSLNASTLKNLTSSLQSRSSHDNTITTIAINSNTSRKTSSAEANSTQAFYRQYASTKSSQTLNYADLHASSSHNSNINDPVGLGIQTRSSSASLATKRYTSGSSTSFSTFHNSHNFHTQSHHHSRRNSMTPSTTPSSKRMTRTSSRKSAIYPALLSRIATKFKAKIQLGEYKKDGILYRDSFSGKHAVDVICAIIRNPDRNIALLLGRSLDAQKLFHDVVYEHRLRDSPNEIYEFTDNSRFIGPGNTGPMRISSQDPLLLLSNSSKQNLEYSDQLVSSTSTSSLSSGQTLTRENQHLEEENKEVTPLHNVNGIFTLLAECYSPTCSRDKLCYSISCPRRLEQQARLNIKPNGGLKRNISMALEDDEVEKPSWTSSVSESVWKNLSKKEIKRQEAIYEVFTTEKNFVKSLETIRDTFMRTLSETNIIPVDIRKNFNKHVFAHIMDIYSVNRRFLEVLSDRQKSSPVVRGIGDILLRFIPFFEPFVSYVASRPYAKYLIETQRSVNPYFARFDDDMMNSSLRHGIDSFLSQGVSRPGRYMLLVKELIKSTDEEKDKRDLEYLNKAMDALRHFMKRIDKASGAAQDRHDVKLLKQKILFKNEYVNMGLNDEKRKIKHEGVLSRKELSKADNTTAGDIQFYLLDNMLLFLKAKSVNKWHQHKVFQRPIPLPLLFACPSEDMPALRKYIGGQPDSSGTIIQPEYNYSNTRNAITFLYYGAKQRYQITLYAAQIATLQTLLDKVRVEQQRIINETDMINVTKISDKFFDYSNKINSVTSCDGGRKLLIATNSGLYMSNIKRQEINTANNKKKPSISFSIPIQLVHRSNILQIAVLDEFQTIILLVDKKLYSVPLQLLQADNSNTGTSYFKKHSKELINHVNFFSEGDCNGKRLIVTAHSSSHSIKFFELEHPLLSNNINNNTNKKNIKRKITEVTFDSEPVSISFLKANLCIGCKKGFQIVSISQNAHESLLDPADTSLEFALRDTLKPMAIYRVGNMFLLCYAEFAFFVNNQGWRKKESHIIHWEGEPQKFAIWYPYILAFDSNFIEIRKIDTGELVRCILGDKIRLLQTNTQEVLYAYEDSRGYDTVASLDFWG, from the coding sequence ATGGTCAATGTCAGTGTCAACGATTTCAGGAAAAGGTACAATATATATTCAGAAATATTCGGTAATGAAAGGTTACACGACACTTTCCCTGGCCAAAATACCGACGCATTCGTCAGCGATAGAATAGAGGACCTCAAACATTTGGATTCCCTTATAGACACTGAAGATATCACAAATGATATCATACATGCTGATCAGGAGTCCCCCAAAGTCACAATGGCAAAGGAATTCATTCTGAGCCAAAGAACTTCCATAAAAAATGTAGCTGATACTCAGAGTCTATCAAGTGCTGATAATACCTCAGTCGGTAGTCCCAAAAAACAGTCCACCATTGAGAATCCCGTCACCCACAGTAGGAGCCATAGTCAAACATCCTCCTCCTCGGCATCGACTTCTACTAGACAAAGCTCAGGTAATGCCACCATACAATCTGCATTTGCATCAAAATCTACAAATTATAGACCACCTCAGCCAAATCAAGATGTAGAATCTCAAAAAACGAAGAATAGCAACAACGGTACATTCATACCAAAGAGGAAACCTTCTTTACCTCAACTTGCCATAGCGGGATTGAAGAAGCAACCGAGTTTTTCAAGTGCTTCAAATACTCCAACTCAATCCACATCAAGAAAATCTCCATTACAAGGTTTCGGTCTCTTTTCAAGATCAAGTTCAAAGGACTTAACAGAACATTTAAGTAATCAGGCCCCCACGGCAACTTCACCAAAACTTTCTCAAGGTGCAGCCCGTCGTAGCAGCAGTTTACTATCTTTAAATGCTTctacattgaaaaatttaacaTCTTCATTACAATCAAGATCATCTCATGATAATACCATCACTACTATCGCGATAAACAGTAACACTTCAAGAAAAACTTCATCTGCAGAAGCCAATTCTACACAAGCCTTCTATCGTCAATACGCTTCAACAAAAAGCTCTCAAACTTTGAATTATGCTGACTTAcatgcttcttcttctcatAATAGTAACATCAATGACCCAGTTGGACTTGGTATCCAAACAAGAAGTTCATCTGCCTCTTTAGCAACAAAGAGATATACATCTGGTTCATCAACctctttttcaactttcCACAATAGTCATAACTTTCATACTCAATCACATCATCACAGTCGTCGTAATAGTATGACTCCTTCCACCACGCCATCATCAAAAAGAATGACTAGAACCTCTTCAAGAAAATCTGCTATATATCCAGCCTTATTGTCAAGGATAGCCACTAAATTTAAAGCCAAGATTCAATTAGGTGAATATAAGAAGGATGGTATCTTGTATCGTGATTCCTTCTCTGGTAAACATGCTGTTGACGTCATTTGTGCTATAATAAGGAATCCTGATCGTAATATCGCTCTTTTACTGGGTAGATCCTTGGATGCACAGAAATTGTTTCATGATGTGGTTTATGAACATAGATTACGCGATTCTCCCAACGAAATTTATGAATTTACGGATAATTCAAGATTTATTGGGCCAGGAAATACTGGTCCCATGAGAATCAGCTCACAGGATCCATTATTACTGCTTTCTAACTCAAGTAAACAAAACTTGGAATATTCTGACCAATTAGTATCATCAACATCTACATCGTCACTAAGTAGTGGACAAACTTTAACTAGAGAAAATCAGcatttagaagaagaaaataaagaagtCACTCCATTACACAACGTTAATGGAATATTCACCCTATTAGCTGAATGCTATTCACCAACTTGTTCCCGTGATAAGCTTTGTTACTCAATCTCATGTCCAAGACGTCTAGAGCAACAAGCAAGATTAAACATAAAACCTAACGGTGGTCTAAAACGTAACATTTCAATGGcattagaagatgatgaagtaGAAAAGCCTTCATGGACAAGTTCGGTATCAGAATCTgtttggaaaaatttatctaaGAAGGAAATTAAAAGACAAGAAGCAATATATGAAGTGTTTACCACTGAAAAAAACTTTGTTAAATCTTTAGAAACTATAAGAGACACTTTTATGAGAACTTTATCGGAAACAAATATTATTCCTGTTGATATTcgtaaaaattttaataaacACGTGTTTGCACACATTATGGATATTTATTCAGTTAATAGAAGATTTCTTGAAGTTCTTAGCGACAGACAAAAATCTTCTCCTGTTGTCCGCGGGATTGGTGATATTTTACTAAGATTTATACCATTTTTCGAACCTTTTGTTTCATACGTTGCATCAAGACCATACGCTaaatatttaattgaaaCACAAAGATCGGTAAACCCCTACTTTGCAAGATTTGACGATGACATGATGAATTCGTCTTTAAGACATGGTATCGACTCATTTTTATCTCAGGGTGTCTCCAGGCCCGGTCGTTATATGCTTTTAGTAAAAGAACTTATTAAATCAACAGATGAGGAAAAGGATAAAAGAGACCTCGAGTATTTGAATAAAGCAATGGATGCATTGCGTCATTTcatgaaaagaattgaCAAAGCTAGTGGCGCTGCTCAAGATAGACATGACGTTAAATTgttgaaacaaaaaatactattcaaaaatgaatacGTTAATATGGGTCTAAACGATGAAAAACGTAAAATCAAACACGAAGGTGTactatcaagaaaagaattatcCAAGGCAGATAATACAACAGCGGGTGACATCCAATTCTATTTGTTAGATAATATGTTACTGTTTTTGAAGGCAAAATCGGTCAACAAGTGGCATCAACACAAAGTCTTTCAAAGACCTATTCCATTACCATTGCTATTTGCATGTCCTTCTGAAGATATGCCTGCTTTGAGGAAATATATTGGTGGCCAACCTGATTCATCCGGTACTATTATTCAACCGGAGTATAATTACTCAAATACTCGTAACGCCATCacatttttatattatgGGGCAAAACaaagatatcaaattaCATTGTATGCCGCTCAAATTGCGACTTTACAAACACTATTAGATAAAGTTCGCGTTGAACAGCAAAGGATTATTAATGAAACAGATATGATAAACGTTACCAAAATTagtgataaatttttcGATTACAGTAACAAGATTAATAGCGTCACATCATGTGATGGTGGTAGAAAATTACTTATCGCAACTAATTCAGGCCTTTATATGAGTAATATTAAAAGGCAAGAAATTAATACTGcaaataataagaaaaaacCGTcgatttcattttctattcCTATACAATTGGTTCATAGAAGCAACATCCTGCAAATCGCTGTTCTTGATGAGTTTCAGACAATTATCCTACTTGTTGACAAAAAGTTATATTCTGTTCCATTACAACTATTACAGGCTGATAATTCAAATACGGGAACATCTTACTTCAAGAAGCATAGTAAGGAGTTAATTAATCACgtgaatttcttttctgaaGGTGACTGTAATGGTAAAAGGTTGATTGTAACGGCACATAGTTCATCACAttctattaaattttttgaattagAACACCCACttctatcaaataatattaataacaATACtaataaaaagaatattaaaagaaaaattactgAGGTCACCTTTGATTCAGAACCTGTCTCCATATCTTTCCTGAAAGCGAACTTATGTATTGGTTGTAAGAAAGGTTTCCAAATCGTGAGCATCTCTCAGAATGCTCATGAATCATTATTGGATCCGGCAGATACATCGCTAGAGTTTGCTTTAAGAGACACTCTCAAACCAATGGCAATTTATCGTGTCGGCAATATGTTTTTGTTGTGTTACGCTGAATTTGCcttttttgtaaataacCAAGGGtggagaaagaaagaatcaCATATTATTCATTGGGAAGGGGAACCTCAAAAGTTTGCCATTTGGTATCCCTATATATTGGCTTTCGACtctaattttattgaaattagaaaGATTGATACTGGTGAATTAGTTAGATGCATATTAGGAGATAAGATAAGACTGCTGCAAACAAACACTCAAGAGGTTTTGTACGCTTATGAAGACTCAAGAGGCTATGACACGGTAGCTTCGTTAGACTTTTGGGGCTAA